Within Geminocystis sp. NIES-3709, the genomic segment CAAACTATCTTTGATACTCAATTAGCTCACCAATTAATTAACTCTGGTAAACCTAATATAAAAGCCTCATTAAAAGCTATAGCCTCGGAGTATTTAGGGATTGAATTAAGTAAACAAGAGAGGTTAACTGATTGGACTAAAGAGGAGTTAACCATTGAGCAATTAAAGTATAGCTCGATCGATGCTAAAATCTTACTTCCATTAAGAGAAAAGTTAAAAGAGGCTATCATTACAGCTAATTTATCGAGAGTAGCTAAGATTGAGTTCGATTGCGTAAAAGCCGTGGCAATGATGGAATTTAATGGGATGTTATTAGATGTTTCACAGTGGCAAAATATCTTAGAGGATAGCCAAAAAAGAAAAGGTGAGTTAGAAATAGAATTACAAGCTATACTCAAGGAAAAAATAGCTAATTCTACTAATAATAAAAGTGAGCAATTAACGTTAATAGCTAATGATTTTGAGTTTAGTGAGGAGATTAATTTAGACTCTCCTAGTCAGTTAAAAGAGGCACTTAATAAGGCTGATATTAAATGCGATAATACTAACTCTAAAACCCTTAAAAAATTATTACCCCTAAACCCAGAGGTATTAAAACCCTTACTTGAATATAAAAAATTGAGTAAATTAATTAGCTCATTTGGAGATTCTCTGTTAAAGAAAATTAATCCGATAACAGGTAGATTGCATGGTAGTTATTGGCAACTTGGATCTCAATCAGGTAGGTTTACAAGTTCAGAGCCGAATTTACAGCAAATACCCAGAAATAAAGAATCAAGATCATGTTTTGTAGCAAGTCCGAATCATAAACTCGTTATAGCTGATTATTCCCAGATAGAGTTAAGAATTGCCTCTGAGGTAGCTAACGATCGAACTATGATTGAGGCATATAACAGAGGAGAGGATTTACATAAATTGACAGCCTCGATCGTACTCAATAAACCATTAGATGAGGTAACGAAAGAAGATAGACAGATAGCAAAGAGTGCTAATTTTGGACTAATTTATGGTGCTAGTGTTAACGGGTTTAGAGGCTATGCTGAGAGTAATTATGGGATCAGTTTATCCGAGAGTGAAGCTAAAACCATTATGGATAACTTCTTTAAATCCTATAGCGGTTTAGCTAATTGGCATAAAAAAACCAAGTCAAGAATCTATAATCAAGGTATTAACGAGACTAGAACATTATCAGACAGAATCAGATATTTTGATAATGCCTCACCTCAACAAATCCTTAACACTCCCATTCAAGGCACGGGGGCTGATATGGTAAAACTTGCACTCGGTAAACTGGTATCAGCCCTTACACCTTTCAATGGTAAGGCTCGGATACTTGCCACAGTCCATGATGAGATTATTTTAGAGGCTCATGAGAGTATAGCTGAGGATGTAGCTAAAATATTATCTGAGGTAATGGTTAGCAGTGGCAAGGAGTTTTTAAAGTTAGTACCCATTGAGGCTGATTCGAGTATGGGGGATAATTGGGCTGATAAATAATCATAAAATTTAAGAGTTATTTTTAACTTTATAATCAAAATAATCCTTTATCCGTTAATAAGGATCACCAAAGATATTTATAGCTGATAAATACTAATCAGTTTACTAATAAAAATATGAATAAAACTGAAAAAAAAAGATTGATAAGTAAAATTGCAGTTGCTTCTGGTGTAGCTAAATATGCCATTGAAGATAGAATAACTAAGGCAAAAATGAGTGAAGATGACTTAATTAAATTGTCTCAACATTTAGATATTCTCAAATTACTAAAACCTGCTAATGATTATAATCGGCATTGTCAAGGGGAAAAAACTGCCGAAGCTAATGCTAAATTAAAAGAGTTTATTAATCCTAATAACTCAGAAATAATTAAGTTGGGTAGATGGTTATTTAGTGCTTTAGATAAAAAAGCAGAAGAAAGAAAAGAGCATTTATTAGAAAAAGATTTAGTACATAAAGAATATTATAATGAGTCAATTACGAATTTAACTGATGTGATTGAAACTCAACAACAAGGGTTAAAAGAGCAAATACTACTAGCTCAAGAAAAGATACAGTTATTAGAAGAAAAAAATGATACTTATAGAAAGCAATTAAATAAGATTAAAAATTATATAAGCATTAATTTAGGTTCTAAAGTATGGGAGGAAATCAGAAAGTATATAGCTAGTTAAAATTTAACTTAATTAATAATAATAATGAAAATCAGAGAAAACTTAACTTATCGCCAATGGCAAAAGAGAAATAGCTCTATATTTAATCAACTAACAAAATCTGAGCAGAAAGAATTGAGAGAAAAAGGTTATCGAAATATTGGGTGGAATAAAGTACAACAATCATGGCTAATTTTGCAAGAATTAAAGTCTAAAGTTGTTAATTTATTTGACCATAAATTAGCTAAAGGTGATTTAATTGGTGCTATTGATTTGGCAATTATTGACTCAGAAAATACCAGTAAAATTGCTAAACAAACTCTGAAAACTTTAACTGAAAATGAGGCAAAATTAACTAAATTAGCCGAAGAAACATTAGCTAAATATCAACTTTTATAAATAGTAATTAATATGAGTAAAAGTCAATTAAAAAATTTAAGATTAGACAGTTTATATGACTCTCAAGAAATAGCACAAGTCTGGAAAAATAATCAGAATCAACCACTTATTCAACACCCACAAAAAGGCTGGATTACTCCTCATCAATACCGTAGTTTATATGCAGGTAAACCTTGCCCTTATTGTGGTAAAAAAATGGTTCACGGACAAGAAAAATACTCTACTATTAGTAAACAAGTAGCTCGAAAAAGAGGATATGAATATAAAAATAAGCAAGGAAAATTAACTTTTAATCGCATTGGTAATATTTATTTTCACCCTAATTATATTACTATAGACCATAAAATGAATAAGGCTAGATTTCCTGATTTAATGTTTGACTTTAATAATTTAGAGGCTATTTGTTGGAGTTGTAATAATGAAAAAACAGATAATAATGCTTTTGAACTTGAGCATAATTTAGATTATTTTGAGACTTTGTATAAGGTAGTAAATCAACGCTATAAAAAACTATAGCTAAATTAAGTTAATAAATAAAATGCCACGATTTACCCCTATTTAACTGTTAACTTACCTGATTAACTGATAATAAGTTATAATAGCAGTTAGATTAACTGATAGATTAATTAAAATATTATGGCAAAAGATAAAAGCGGTAAATCGGATGTAACGAGAATAGATTTAAGGATACCTAACCATATTTTTGAGGAGATAGAGAAATTAGCTGAGGAGACTAACCAGCCCTTACATCACATATCTGGTAAAGTTATTACTACCCCAGTTATTCTCAACTTAATCAATCTGGGTTTAGAGTCAGTAAGAAAAGAAGATTTTGGCATTGAATCGATCGCCTCAAAAGATAGTCTAAGAGAGGCTGAAATAGAAAAAAAGATTATAAATACCCTGAGTCAGAGGTTAGAGGCTATCGTATCAGATAAGTTAACTGATATAATAGAGAATAAAGTTAAAGAGGCTATTAATAGTTTAACTGATAATCTAACTGAACAGTTAACTGATAGTAAGGATATAGATAAGGAAACTGAGGGTAAAGAAGATGTAACAGCCGTTGATTCTGGGGATAATGATATTAACTGCACTTTACCAGATAACTTAACTGACAATATAACTATTAATAGTGATTTAGAGATTGAGAATAATGAGACTAACTCCGAGAAAATAGATCCCCCAGAGGATAATGAGACTGTTACCCGTACCCCAGAGATAGTTAATGAGTCTATATCAGCCCTTGAGAGTAACGAGGATAACTCCGAACTTACCGAGAATAAGCTAAGACGCATTTAACTTACATTGATTAATTCACCCTTATTCTTAAATTTTTTACTCCAATTAATTACTAAACCTCCTTCATTTAATAAGTAATTTACTGTTTTTTCTAGCTGTTCTTTATTTTCAAAGTTTCTATAAGCTATATATTCCTTTGCCGAATGCCACACTAATTCTATTAAGTTATAATCTGGACTATATACCGGTAAATATTCTAGTCTTATATTCGGTAGATTTTTTTCTATTTTTTCTACTATTTCCTTTTTTTTATGGAAACTTGCGTTGTCTAATATTATGATTATTTTCGGACCACATTCTTTAAAATCTTTTTCATCATTTCCCTTACTTACCCATTCATTTTTTATTTCTTCCCATAACTTTTTTAATTGTTCACAAAACGTTTCTGAATCACCTTTTTTTATTACAAAACATCTTCTTTTTTTATCCGAATATCTTATTCCTCCCATGATATTTACTCTTCCTCTTCTTCTTTCTCCCTTCACCTTTTTTCTTTTTCCTTTTTTCGTCCATGTTTTTGTTCTTATCACCCTTAAACTAAAACCACATTCATGAGGGGCTGTGTGGCGAATTTAGTTCGCCACTTTAAACGCCCCATCCCAAAACCATACTTGAACTAACTCAGGATTCTCTTTACCTATTTCTATGTAATGTTCTAATTTTTCTTTAAATGCTTTTCTTTGTTCTTGATTTTGTTTGTCTTTTAAACTATATTTTCCCCAAATATAACTATACTTTTTTCTTTTTAATATCCTCACTACTTGTGATTTGCTTAATTTAATTCCTGTTTCTTTTTCCAAATGTTCTGATAATCTTTGCCCCGTCCATCGACCAAAATCATATCCAAAATCTTCAGGATTTTTATCAACTACTTCTAATAATCTTTCAATATATTTATCCGTTGCTTTTGTTTGGTTTCCTTTTCTTCTTTTATCTTGCAATGAATCTACATTATTAGGATTACCATGAACTGCCCAGTAAGCCACCGTTTTGGGGGAACAACCCAAAAAAACTGCTATTTCTTGATAATTTTTACCATCATTCTCTAATAAAAATATTAAAATTCTTTCCCTGACTTCCGATCTCTTTTCTATTTTTAAAGCATCTTGTAGATACTTTCTTTCTTCCTCTGACAAAAAATTTTTAGAAGGCATAAATCACACCTAAGTTTTATCTTTTCTGACTTAAATTATATACTAAATCAATGCGTCTTAGCTTATTGAGGCAATAAATGAGGAGATACCAGAGGTTAATGAGGGTAATAATAATGAGATAAAATCTTTTGAAGAGGCTGTTAAAGTGATTAAGAGTTCATCAGAGCAAGGATTAGGTGTGAAGGCGATCGCTCAAAAATTAAAGGGTAAGTTTTACACAAAAAGAAAATTTACTAATTGGGCTGAAGTGCAAGTAAGAAGGGTATTAGCTGAGGTTAAGGGTTAAAGTGATGAGTAAATTAAATCTTGAATTTGAATGGGATGATCAAAAAAATATCAAGAATCAAGAAAAACATGGAATTAGATTTGAAGATGCGATCGAAGTATTTGATTATCCGATGTTCACAGAGATAGATGATAGATTTGATTATGGTGAGGTTAGGGTAATAGGGATTGGTAAGAAGGTGACGATTTATTTTACCGTTGTTTATACTGAAAGAGGAGAAAAGATTAGGATTATATCAGCCCGTAGATCCAATAAAAAAGAGAGGTTAAAATATGACAATTATTACAGTTAAAAGAAGTGAAATCCCCCCTATGACTGAAGAAAGAATGAAAGAAATTGAGGCAATGTCAGATGAGGATATAGATTATTCAGATATACCAGAATTGGATGATGAATGGTTTAAGAAGGCTAAATTAGTTGACTATTCCAAAGGTGAAAGTTTTAAATCTTTAGCGAAAACAAAATAAATACCCAAAGAGGCTGTAATATTGCCTCTTTACTAAAGGTGTTTAGAGTCCGATAATGAGACTTTTGGATCTCTATTGACTTTTTCTCTACCTTTTCGTTAGGATATTACTATCAGTTAAGTTAACAGTTAACTAACTGATAAATAAAAAACTACCGACTTGGGTAGCCTATCTAATATATTAATTAATTACTATTATGACAAATTTAACGATCGCTTCTCAAGTAGGGATACTCCCATTAAGTCAGCCCTTAGATGATGTCTATAGCGGTTTAATAGCCTCTGTCCATAAAAAGACTACCCAAAGCACCTATAAGCAAGGGATAAAGCATTTTTGTTATTACCTTTTAACTGGTGAGGTAGTAAAGGGTATTAAGGTTAATCTCTCAGAATATCAGATTAAATGGGTAATATCAGATTATCTCAAGTTAGATGCTAAAACTGCTAATGCTTATCTGGGTAGTTATAGAACTGCAATGATTGAGGCTGGTTACTCCTCTAATTCAATTAATGTCAAGATTGCCTCGGTTAAAGCATTGGTAAGATATGCTTTTGATTTTGAGCAATGTAGCTTTTTATTAGACAAGGTAAAGGCTGTTAAAGCGAAGGTTTACCGAGACACTAAAGGCACGACACCAGATAATATTAATGCGATGTTATCCCTACCTGATACTTTAACAGTTAAAGGAAAAAGAGATTATGCAATCTTAAGGTTACTCTGGGATAATGGTTTAAGACGTAGTGAGGTGTCTAACCTAAATATTGAGGATTTTAACCCTAGCAATCGCACTTTAAGAATTATGAGCAAGGGTAAAATAGATCCCGAATATGTTTACCTCTCAAATAAAACTATTGAGGCTGTTGAGGCTTGGTTATCGGTACGGTATCAGCCCTCTAACTCCTCTCTTTTTATCTCGTTAGATAATGCTAGTAATGGACACCCATTGAGCGATAAAAGTGTTTATCGTCTTGTTAAGAAGTATTCTAGTGAGATACCTTCTGGTAAAGTCTTATCACCTCACCAAATCAGACACTCATCAATCACGGCACTTCTTGAGGCAACTAATGGCAATGTCAGATTAGCTCAAAAATTCTCAAGACACTCTAACTTAAATACCCTCATGATTTATGATGATAACCGAGTTGCGTTACAGCAAGAGGCTGTTAATATCCTCTCCTCACTTGCTTAACATTCCCAACTGTAATGTCCACCCAACTTTTTAAAAATAATTAGAAACTACTTCGGAAAAATCAACTTCTTGTGGAATTTGCATAATTGTTGCCATACTATCATGCAACTCAATTTCTAAAGGATGAATTAGCTAGTATATATTAGTTTCATCTTAATTTTTAGTGCTTACTTCTTTTGCTTTCAAAATGATTTAATCTCGCTATATCCAAACAATCAATATCTTTTTTCCCCCTATTCGATCGATTTCTATCCAATTCCTTATTATTTAGGCGTTTGAGTAGCAAGTGAGAGAAAAACAACGCACTTGGTTAAAAGTCTTTCATAGCAACAGTTTCAAATGTTGATTTTTGTGAACTTTTGTATCTTGAAAATTGTACCAGTTTAAGGCGGAAATATAGGGTTCGTGCAACAAGCGTGCAACTTACATAGAAATTATTGATATATAAGCCTTTCAAGATTTTAGTCAGGAAAACTTATTTCATATAGTCTTATGCTAATCAATAAGTTTTACAAATATACACTAAAAAAGCTATTTGACAAAAATTACTTAATATACAGTTGGGGATTATTAGAGGAGGGGCTAAGGATGACATAATTTTAACTTGCCCATAAATGATATTTAGGAACGATCGACGAAGAGACAGAAAATTAACTTTTCATAGGACGTATTTTAAATAACTTCCCCATAAATGGCTGAAAATGGGCAAGTTTGATTCAAATAACTTATCAATTAGGGCTAAAAAATGACCGAGTTTAACCAAGTTTTTTGAAGTTGCACTTGGTTGCACGAACCTTCTATTTACGCCTAATACTTTGATTATTCAAGAAGTGTTAGGTGAAACTGCATGGATGCAAAGAATGAACCCAAATGATTTGAAGGCATTAACACCTTTGATTTGGAGTCATGTAAATCCTTATGGCACTTTTCGTCTCAATCTTGATGAACGATTACCTTTGAAAATGGTAGCTTAAAATTCAGTTGGGGCAAGAGTTTCAGACTCAGATTGCCCCTGATGACAGCTTCGCTAGATCCCCTCCGAGTAAAGTTAGCAGAAATATCGTTATTTTGAGAAGTAAAGATGGTGATTGATTGTTGAGATCCTAAGATAAGACATTTTGAGTTATATTGCAGTTAGGACAGTAATACTTGAGATGTTGAATAAGCTCATTTCCAGCATCCATAAGTTGTTTGATTGAATATGGAGGAAGTATATCTAACACGAAATAGGCATTACTGGTATTTATTGTTAAGGCTGTGCGATGGCATTGTCGCCAGTTCCATCGACGGCAAGTAACTCCAGAATTATCAGCCCAGATCACTTCGTTTGGTTTAGGATTTTCGATAATTTCTTGACCATTTTGATAAGTGATAAAATGCTCTTTTCCCGTTGCAATTTGTAGCGTTAAGTCACTGGTTAGTTGATCTAAATCTTCACCACCAATGGGAATGAGATGATTAATACTAACTGCATTATATATATCTACGAAACGATTGATAGTTGGTAAATAATTACCCTTGAGGGTACGACTTAAAAGAGCTTCTACCGAGCATAAATATTTACTAGAGTTTGCACCAAAACCTTTAAAAACCTCTCGCCAAGCGGCAATATGACTATGGGAAGAAGGTTTGTCATTCCCGAAGATTTGACGTTGTTTTTCTTCTGCTTGTCGTAATAATTTAGTGCTGTAATCATCACTAGGAGCGTTAATTAACCCATTAGCGTATATTATCAAAGCAGAATAATTTGGGTATTGTTCTTGAATTTGAGGATGTATGTTGAGTTTGTAATTCATTGTCAATGTTTTTCTTTACATTAAATGGGTGAATAGGTTGGGAGAGATAAAAAGTAATTCTCTCCTGCAAATAAGCTCAGAATTTCTGTAGTAATTTTCTGTTGTTGTTCCTTTAACGAAGTCCTTTCCAAAGATCTCGACAAGTACTTATAACTAACCCATCAAAAATCTCTTTTGTTGCGGGATGAACTTTGAGAACAGAACTGTAAAGTGCAAAAATACCTTGAGGATATTTTAGATTTAATTCTTGACGAGTAAGGGAAATAGCTTCAACTCGATGAAGTTCAACAGCTTTCAATAAACCTTGATAAGAACAATCTCGCAGAGCTAGTTGACCTTTTTTAATGTAGATAACTCCATTACGAAAAAGACTATCTAAAGTAAGCAATGCACAATTAACATCAGCATCTCTTTCTAAACCACCATTACGATGAGCATCTAAAGCAAAGCGGACGCATAAGTTAACTGCTATGATTTTGCCCACTAAATCCGAAGGTAATAACCGAGAAGCTAGTTCAAATTCGACTCCATCAGAACGCCATTCTTCAACGCAACCATACCAATAATTAGGGAATAAATTATGTTTAATTTTATAGTCAAGTCCTAATCCAGTAGCATGACCAAAATCATGAATTTGATATTCTAGGTGACGATTATTGTTAGCCGTCGGTTCTTCTATTAACGGTGTTGAAAGTAGTTGAGCTGTCTCAGGTTCAAAAATACGTTCGATACATAGCAAACCAGATTCGATAAATCTTTGTCGTTGTTCGCTAATGTCATTTAAAGCAGGACCTTTTGAGTTATTGCAAAAATCCCAACCATTGGGTACTATAAATGCTTCTCCTGTTTCCCCGCCAACATTACCACAGGAAGCGATGCGATTAAATGGCAAAATTACGGGTA encodes:
- a CDS encoding BrnT family toxin — translated: MSKLNLEFEWDDQKNIKNQEKHGIRFEDAIEVFDYPMFTEIDDRFDYGEVRVIGIGKKVTIYFTVVYTERGEKIRIISARRSNKKERLKYDNYYS
- a CDS encoding B3/4 domain-containing protein, whose product is MNYKLNIHPQIQEQYPNYSALIIYANGLINAPSDDYSTKLLRQAEEKQRQIFGNDKPSSHSHIAAWREVFKGFGANSSKYLCSVEALLSRTLKGNYLPTINRFVDIYNAVSINHLIPIGGEDLDQLTSDLTLQIATGKEHFITYQNGQEIIENPKPNEVIWADNSGVTCRRWNWRQCHRTALTINTSNAYFVLDILPPYSIKQLMDAGNELIQHLKYYCPNCNITQNVLS
- a CDS encoding tyrosine-type recombinase/integrase; its protein translation is MTNLTIASQVGILPLSQPLDDVYSGLIASVHKKTTQSTYKQGIKHFCYYLLTGEVVKGIKVNLSEYQIKWVISDYLKLDAKTANAYLGSYRTAMIEAGYSSNSINVKIASVKALVRYAFDFEQCSFLLDKVKAVKAKVYRDTKGTTPDNINAMLSLPDTLTVKGKRDYAILRLLWDNGLRRSEVSNLNIEDFNPSNRTLRIMSKGKIDPEYVYLSNKTIEAVEAWLSVRYQPSNSSLFISLDNASNGHPLSDKSVYRLVKKYSSEIPSGKVLSPHQIRHSSITALLEATNGNVRLAQKFSRHSNLNTLMIYDDNRVALQQEAVNILSSLA
- a CDS encoding HNH endonuclease; amino-acid sequence: MSKSQLKNLRLDSLYDSQEIAQVWKNNQNQPLIQHPQKGWITPHQYRSLYAGKPCPYCGKKMVHGQEKYSTISKQVARKRGYEYKNKQGKLTFNRIGNIYFHPNYITIDHKMNKARFPDLMFDFNNLEAICWSCNNEKTDNNAFELEHNLDYFETLYKVVNQRYKKL
- a CDS encoding DUF6014 family protein, whose translation is MVTVRFQQNNQNFSDYQITTSKEIQLIKEIIHCIQNSHQKEAVEMLYQLAVKSHELPRLWVLQLAQALKRQNWGLLTDGFEQEKFIGENGYFLIIAPYRVKREAKEVVKLTAIFGQIMIPTSELSEDKVESKIKELFGELRQPLPVILPFNRIASCGNVGGETGEAFIVPNGWDFCNNSKGPALNDISEQRQRFIESGLLCIERIFEPETAQLLSTPLIEEPTANNNRHLEYQIHDFGHATGLGLDYKIKHNLFPNYWYGCVEEWRSDGVEFELASRLLPSDLVGKIIAVNLCVRFALDAHRNGGLERDADVNCALLTLDSLFRNGVIYIKKGQLALRDCSYQGLLKAVELHRVEAISLTRQELNLKYPQGIFALYSSVLKVHPATKEIFDGLVISTCRDLWKGLR
- a CDS encoding bifunctional 3'-5' exonuclease/DNA polymerase gives rise to the protein MLSRIRAENKKELIGYVKLIALPYKEKLGNISREDIDQEGYPELSKEEFLNKFFSGKDVNSEVWVISFEFIPLTDNLTNTTQSDNSKTVVTSQQFNNPNKSDKISDSVSDTNSGISDNNDNEGFELSSDSNFNFGVIGSQSSPLSVSLSKIDDSYQLIENDEDLVKSIELLTNEKVLGIDTETTGLDPHLHKLRLVQIASVNNPTFLIDCFKCDVKLLQPLLLNEAVKVFHNAKFDIQFLMSKGLEINQTIFDTQLAHQLINSGKPNIKASLKAIASEYLGIELSKQERLTDWTKEELTIEQLKYSSIDAKILLPLREKLKEAIITANLSRVAKIEFDCVKAVAMMEFNGMLLDVSQWQNILEDSQKRKGELEIELQAILKEKIANSTNNKSEQLTLIANDFEFSEEINLDSPSQLKEALNKADIKCDNTNSKTLKKLLPLNPEVLKPLLEYKKLSKLISSFGDSLLKKINPITGRLHGSYWQLGSQSGRFTSSEPNLQQIPRNKESRSCFVASPNHKLVIADYSQIELRIASEVANDRTMIEAYNRGEDLHKLTASIVLNKPLDEVTKEDRQIAKSANFGLIYGASVNGFRGYAESNYGISLSESEAKTIMDNFFKSYSGLANWHKKTKSRIYNQGINETRTLSDRIRYFDNASPQQILNTPIQGTGADMVKLALGKLVSALTPFNGKARILATVHDEIILEAHESIAEDVAKILSEVMVSSGKEFLKLVPIEADSSMGDNWADK